Genomic segment of Drosophila ananassae strain 14024-0371.13 chromosome 2L, ASM1763931v2, whole genome shotgun sequence:
TGTTGGTCTCATGAAATTCTCTTAGGATCATTTTTACATTTGTGCCATTATAGGGGAGCATAACTGGATGTTTTGCGTCCTCGGATACGTTTGAATGTTCGAGTCTGCCTCCTACTCGAATTAACCCATCAGTTCTTAGCTCACCCAGAGATAGTGCCTTTATTGACGCTCTATTAGCCTTACAACAGAATCGCAGAATGTACGGAACAATCCggtttaatttataaaaggAGTTTCTGTGCCTAGAGTTGCATACCTCCCTCCGAATGTGTTCGTCCATGCTgacgaattttgtttttttgttcttaATTCGTCGAAATAATGGCTGGCATTTTTGTCCAGTCCTCCCTTGATTCATGTAAGAACGTAAGGGGTCCATAAAATCACATACTGTTGCTCGAGAGTTTGCTAGATGTTGTTCCTCTGGAAAGACGTCGGCTGCATTGTTGACGGATGATACGTGACGCCATTGAGACGGTTCCGTCACTTCTTGAATCTTGGCTATCCGATTTGCCACAAACATGTGGTAAGTGGAAGCCGTTGCATTAATAAACCCTATCATGACGGATGAATTCGTCCAAAGGAACCCAGCAACCTTGTCTTAAGATAAGCGTAAATCTTGTCTGGGACTGCTGCGCACAACTCTAGTCTGCGCAAGGATTGCTTCGCTGTGTGTGCCACTGTAGACTTGGAACATAGCAGTCTTACCGAGGCTTGCCTATTTTTGTACATTGCTCGTACGTATATTGGTGCGTCAAAGGCCCTTTCTGAGGCGTCCATGAAGGTGTGTAATTCTTGCGAGACTGGAACCTTTCTATCAAATATGTGTCTtcgaattttcaatttatttagaaattTCAGGTTAGAACAATAGTTTTTCCAGTCTGATTGAAGTTCTAAGGGCAATTCATCATCCCAAGCCATTTTCAATTCCCAGAGGTGTTGCATGAATATCTTTGCCTTGACGACAACTGACGCCAAACAAACCCATTGGGTCAAAGATTTGTGACGACCAGACCTTAGCTTTGCTGCGTTCGTCCGCAAAGTTGGTCTTTATTGGGCATCCATATGAGGCCGAGGGTTTAACAATGTATTGGTCCAAGGTCTCACCCAATTTTACATCGCTCATGGTATCCTCATTGGGTATTCCTTGCTGTAGTTTTGCATTATTTGAGCACCACTTTCGTAGTTTGAAACAGTATGGtagtaatattttattcactttGGATTTTAACTGCTTCTGCCACTGAGTCAGCACCCATCAATTTATCGTCTTCGTAGAAGTCATTGTCAAGCGCCGCAGTCCCCAACGGGTAGTTGTCCCGTGACCGGATTGCTAATATTAAGATTGCTTTAGATCCTCGGATAGATTGTTGCTCCAGACTAGAAGCTGATATTTTTAATTGGTATGATTTGGGGAAGAACAAAGGACACAAATCAAATTGATCTGTGATCCTGAGTCAAGCAGGGCTCAAAATCTAGCTACTTGTCAGTTCTCTGCCTGAACCACTACCTTTGCTGTTGCAAGAAGGTTGTAATTCTTGTTAGCCGCGGCACCGACAGTTTCGGAATGAAGGCTGTGGACTCCAGGTGTGGTCTGATGCTACTTCAAAAACTATGGCAGTCAGGCAAAGACTGGGATAGCTCTTCTTGAAGAGCTACTTCAGAAGAGCTACTATTTTGGATGCAATGGAAAATCGTCTTTCTACAAGCCACTAAATTGGAATTTCCCGGACACTACTTCAGTTTGCTACCAGACGCAGAGAAAATTGATCTACATACCTTTGTAAACGCTAGCGAATACGCTTTTGCCGCAGTTTCATATCTTTGTATAAAACGGGAAAACAATGTCAATACAGTAATAGTAGCCGCCAAATACAAGGTCGCGCTGCTGAAACCCGACCCCATTCCACGTATGAAACTCTTGGCAGCCGTTATGGGAGTTGgactaccaaaaaaaattaaaaacacgcGAGGTTTACGAATAGATAACTGCAGTTGGTGTTCCGATTCTAAGACTGTTCTTCAGTGGCTAAACATCGACCCACGCAATTTACAACCCTTCGTCATGCACCGAGTTGGTGAGATCGTTGATAACACTACCATTAATCAGTGGCGCTGAGttcaaacaaaagaaaatatagCAGACTTAGCCAAAATTTTTGTAAGCTCCAAAGGCTTCTCGATAGATTAAAGAACCCCACTTTCTTATCTAGCCGGAGGTGAATGGTCAGAACCGGACGTGTCCTTCTGTTGAGgaacggaatgcatttgggcAACTTTGTATCTATTCATGTTGCTGAGATTTAGGCAACATGAATCTTATTTTCCCTTAATCATATTGTAAGAAGTTCTATATACAAATAACCATGGCAACGCTGATCGACGCGCCGccattttcttatatacttAATAATTTCCCTTTCTCACACATGTAaatctatgtatgtatacctaaGGCATCATTGTGCTGCGTCGCATTTAGTTTATTCAGTTATTTCTTAACCGTCAATCAATAAACACCACAAAATTCATATACAGTCCACTGAGAAGCAGTTTCATTTCTGACCATAGTAAacttttggtccttcgagccggattgACTGGAGGAATAATTCACCACTACACGGAATATTGCCTTAAATGGAGGAATACAAGTTGCTGGTTGTAGGCCGCCGCAGACTGAAGGGTACGATCACGAGGATCGTGTCCTTAGCTGAGCGTTTACCTGCAACACAAACGAAGGATGGAATCGATGTCTTGTTGGATCGACTGGATTTGGCATGGAGCGAATTCGAGAAGATTGGCGACAAGATATCGCATCACGATGCGGTCGATGGGTACGTAGATCCAGCCAACGACTACGAGGAGTACGAAGGAAGGTACCTGAGGGCAAGGGAGTTACTTGTCTCAGGAAAGCGCTCACTGGAGCCACAAACAAGCACTCAAAGCAATGAGTCAATGCCAGGTAATGCAGATGCACTTTTCCGgttactacaacaacaacaacagatgctagaaCGAATGGCGGTTTCTGAAGCAGCAAGTACACCTATTTCACAAGATGACGCAATGAACGCGGTAGCAACGCATAATGAACTACcgaaaattcaaatcaaacGTTTTTCGGGAGACTACAAGGAATGGTCAGCATTTTGGGATATCTATAAAAGCACTATCCATAAGAAGCGACAACTATCAGATACACAGAAGTTTCACTATTTAAAATCACTATTGACCGATGAAGCAGCGAATCTAATTGCACATTTGCCAATTACTGACAGCGCATATGAAACAGCAGTGTCGCGTTTAAACGAGAGGTACGACAGACCACGCCATATTGTGTTTTCACTATTGGAACAGTTCACAAAGCTACCGGAAACAACAAAGATTGATGTATCAGGGCTAAGGAAAGTGACTGATGGAGCAAACGAAATAGTTCGTGCATTGGACGCAATTGGGGAAAACACACGTGATTGCTGGatcatttttctaattttgcaaaaaatggaTGCAGAAACACGTCGCAAATGGATCGAGGACAGCCGCGATCTAAACTCACCAACAACCAAGGATTTGTTCAAGTTCCTGGATACACGCTGTGAGGAGTTTGAACTCAGTCAACGACAAAGCATCGGGGATGGCAAGATCAAGCAAGTTGAAAAGGCGAGAAAACCTATGCATATTATGATGGCTGTCGAGAGAAGCAATGACGTCAAGGGCAACATGAACGGACCCAATCTGGTTGGATCTGCGGATTTTCTGGCGCTTAGTTGTGAACAACGAAGAGCAACGGCAAAAGAGAAATCGGTATGTTTTAACTGTTTGAAGCCTGGACACTTTACCAGGCAGTGTGAATCCAAATTCAACTGTAGGATATGCCATGCTCGGCATCATACTTTATTGCATGTACAACCGGCTGGAAACGCGCAAGGCTTTGCAGCAACCACGATCAATTCGCAGGATACGGCACAGACCGTGTCAACAGGAAGGGAGGACCAGCGTAATCAGGACGCTTCTCACACTACATCGGTGACAGTCAGTCACATCGCACGAGCATACGGCTCACAATCGGCTGCAGACGCACAAGGTTCTGTAGCAATTCCCAACAATTATGGGCGTCGCCAAAGCACGCTGCCGACTGCATTGGTATATGTCCAAAACGCAAATGGGATATATACAAGCTGCCGGCTACTATTCGACAGTGGATCTGAATTGTCGTACATTTCGGAACGTTGCATCAACGCACTTGGGCTAGCACGTTCATCATCACGAATTCTAGTGTCAGGAATTTCTGCCATCAAGGCTGAGGCAACCAGAGGGGTCACTCAGCTGCATCTCAAATCTAGAGTTTCGGACAACACTCTTAAGATTACCGCACACGTTCTAAGTAAGATCACATCTTCGCTGCAGAGACACAATGTCGATCCATCATCGCTCAATGTGTTGAATGGATTCCTGATGGCGGATACCAACTTCGCATCAGTGGCCCCGATAGACATTTTATTGGGGAGCGACTACGTTTGGGCCACCCTAACCGGCCAAAAGATGCACGACAACATGGGCAATCTTATTGCCATTTCTTCAATATTTGGATGGGTCACTACATCGGTTGGAGTTAATCATTCTCCAACAACTACAACTCTATTCTCCACATGCAACATTGACACTACACTACAACGATTTTGGGAGATAGAAGAAGTAAGCTGCTACGCACACAAGGATCCAGACGAAGACAAGGTGGAGAAACATTTCCTCGAAACTCACAAAAGGGATGACACTGGAAGGTATATAGTTGAGCTACCTTTCAAAATAGCAAACCCGAAATTTGCAGACACGCTCCAGGGAGCGCAATCCCGCTTCATGGCTGTAGAAAGACGACTACAGCACAATCAGGATTTACGAGAAAAGTACATCAAGTTTATGCAGGAATACATCAGTCTTGGCCATATGCACGAAATCAGAACACCAAGCTTCGATTCAGGCAATTTCTTCTATTTGCCGCATCATCCTATAGTTGGGCGAAAACTTAGGATCGTATTCGACGGGTCATTTAAAGACGCCAACGGAGTTGCACTAAATGACGTATTACACATTGGGCCTAGTATTCAACGCAATCTCTTTTCCGTATGCCTACGCTTCAGAATGTATTCTCCGCAGATATCGTTAAAATGTTTCGCCAAATTTGGGCCCCGATCATCAAAACTATCAACGTATTGTTTGGCGAGAGCATCCATCAGCGCCTCTTAAGCACTATCAATTAGACACTGTAACTTATGGAACCGCTTGTGCACCATACCTGGCTGTACGAGTGTTAGAACAACTGGCATATGATCACAAGGAGCAATATCCTACTGCATCGAAAATCCTTTTGGAGGATTTCTACGTAGACGATGTACTTACTGGATCGAACAACGAGAATGAGCTAATAGCTATTAGGAATGAGTTATTAGAACTCATGTCACACGCCAAATTGGAACTCGACAAGTGGGTGTCCAATTCATCAAGTATCTGCAGACGCGAATCCAGCACCGAacgagaagaagaagcagtaaAAGTACTTGGAATTTACTGGAATTCAATCGACGATCAGCTGATGTACAAGACAGGCTTGACATCAAATCCGAATTGtacaaaaaggcaaatcctATCAGATGTTGCGCGTATCTTtaaccctcttggcttattatcGCCGATTGTGgttcaatttaaaatcatGTTTCAACAGTTATGGCTATTGGACCTGGGCTGGGACACGAAGCTTCCACCAAACATTGCCGAACCATGGCTCAAGTGCAGAGCAGATCTCGACACGCTAAAAAAGCTGAGAGTATCACGATTTGTTCCCAACAGGGAGGACTCAATTGAACTACACGCCTTTTCCGACGCATCAACCAAGGCatatgctgctgctgtttacTGTAGGTTTCGACATGAAGACGGAACATATTCGGTTTCATTGGTGGCTGCCAAAACTAGGGTAGCACCACTGAAACAACAATCACTACCACGGCTGGAGCTTTGTGGAGCATTGCTGCTAAGTCGCCTGGTACGATCACTCAAGGATGGTTTACGACACAAGGATATACAAGTTTATGCATGGTGTGATTCAACAATTGTATTAGCCTGGTTATCATACCCACCATCGAAGATGAAAACATTTGTCGCAAATCGCACATCGGAAATTCTTGAAACGTTGCCACGACACGCCTGGCATCACGTAAGCTCAAAGGAAAACCCCGCAGATTGTGCATCGAGGGGAATGACGGCTACTCAGCTCATGGAATTTCACCTCTGGTGGAACGGACCAACTTGGCTACACGATGAAGATGAGTATACAGTCAAAATTCAAAACTCAGAACTCTCTTTGAATATTTCAGAAAGCCATGCACAAGGCGAATTGAAGACCACAGCCATGCTCACCTTgaaggagatggacaattcATTATCAGAATTTGACGAACTAGTCCATCGCGCCTCATCCTGGCGAAAGCTGGTACATACCGTGGGCTATGTTTTACGTTTTATTCAAAGACTGAGAGAACCACGAAAACGAGTCGAATCCACGATACTGTCATTTGAAGAAATCAAGGCAGCACAAGTAGTATGCCTGCGGAACGCACAGGCGTGCTTTGGAGATGACAGAAGGCTTCTACAAAGGGATCAACCACTGCGAAACAGGTCGCAGTTATTCAAGCTAACCCCGTACATTGGACAGGATGGTCTGCTACGAGTTGGAGGCCGTTTGAGGCAGTCCCAATTACCAGAAGAAGTCAAACACCCGATATTACTCCCTAAGGCACACCACATTACGAAGCTAATCCTGGAACACGATCACTGGGTAAACTTACATCCAGGCACATCTGCACTGTTTGTAATAGTTCGCCAACGATATTGGATAATTGGAGCACGCAACCTGATTAGAAAGGTCAACCACAACTGTATCAGATGCTTTCGTCAAAGACACCATACTACGAATCAACTCATGTCCGACTTGCCAAGTATCAGAATCACACAATCACTTCCCTTTGTCAATTCTTGATGTGATTACGCTGGACCAATTACTCTCAAGGATCGAAAGGGTCGCAACGCTAAGAAGTCAAAGGGATACATATGCCTCTTCGTGTGCCTCGTCACCTCGGCACTACACCTGGAACTAGCCACTGATCTCAGCACGAAGACATTTCTAGCCGCTCTGAGAAGATTCATGTCGCTCCGAGGAAAATGTGCACAAATCTACAGTGATAATGGCAGGAACTTTGTCGGAGCAAGGCGAGCATTGGACGAGATGCAACAACTTCTGGCATCTTCACAGCATAAGGATCGAGTCTCGCAGACATTGGCAGATGAAGGCACCTCACTGGGGAGGAAAGTGGGAGTCTTCCGTAAGATCAGTCAAGCTTCACCTGCGCCGCGTCATTGGCAACACTATCCTAACGTTTGAACAGATGCACACCCTATTAGCACAAATAAGTGCAGTGGTAAACTCAAGACCACTGTACTATACACCGGACACCGACGTCACATATCTGTCTCCAGCACACCTGTTCATAGGCAGATCATTCACAACAATTCCCGAAGGCGACATGAGCCACATACAGGAAAATCGACTGGACTACTGGCAGGGAGTTCAAGCACTATACCAAGGATTCTGGAAGCGCTGGCACCAGGAATACCTAACTACGCTACAGCATCGCCAAAAGTGGGGAACCCCGCAACCCAATGTGGAATTGGGATCAGTTGTTCTCATCAAGGATTCGAATACTCCGCCAGCAGCCTGGCCACTTGCAAGGGTCATCTCAACTCACACAGGAACAGATGGTAGAGTTCGTACTGTCAAATTGAAAACTACTTCAGGAGAAGCCCTATAACCAAGATCGCAGTTTTACCAAATTCAGAAACGATGTTTCAGGGCGGGCCGGGATGTTGAGgaacggaatgcatttgggcAACTTTGAATCTATTCATGTTGCTGCGATTTAGGCAACATGAATCTTATTTTCCCTTAATCATATTGTAAGAAGTTCTATATACAAATAACTATGGCAACGCTGATCGACGCGCCGccattttcttatatacttaataatttccctttctcacacatgtatgtatgtatacctaaGGCATCATTGCGCTGCGTCGCATTTAGTTTATTCAGTTATTTCTTAACCGTCAATCAATAAACACCACAAAATTCATATACAGTCCACTGAGAAGCAGTTTCATTTCTGACCACCTTCTATGAACAAACAAACAAGGTTAAATTGCGTATGCATGTAGTTATAACAACCAATCTAAAGCATTCCGAATTTGCAGTTTACTATTATTCGGACTTTAGACTCTGTGTAGAGCTGTGGCTAATTTCCTCGTGTTGGAAAAACCAAAAGTCACACTGATTCACATACACATTGTGTGTGTAGGAAGGGGAAGAGCAATGTTGATCTCAGGGAGAGCcaaatctctctctctctaatTGTTCTTTCTCCTTTATGCTTTTTGaacgttttttgttttttttttgtatgcaTATGCGTACGCTTACTTACTTCCTTAACGACAGCGAGAGCGTGCAGacgtaaaataaattaactaaaataaCAATCAAAGTGTTTTTACTATTTGGACAATTTGGCTGGTGTATGGAAGTTATATTAACTCTGTTAATATAAACTTAACAAATCTcataggttatgggcccagtcACAATTTGCAACTAAGCGCTATAGTGGAATACTTTGATTGTTAACGAATAATAAAAGTgatatacatataaaaataaaagtgaacaacgtacatatacatatatgtacatacatatgtataacgACGCGCCAGGTTGgcgtacatttttttttgctttcagTGTGAGTGCAGActagcaacaaaaaaaattctaagaAGCGCATAACAATCGAACAGAAGAACAGTTATTCTCGTATGATGGAAAAAGGAAAGAGAAACATAACACCTTTTAACGGGGAAAAATATTCCATATGGAAATTTAGAGTCAGGGCTTTGTTGGAGGAAAACGATTTACTAAAAGTAATTGACGAGATACCAAGTGGTGATAGAAGTGACGAAGTGAAGCGAGCAGAGAGAAATGCAAAGAGTCTCATAATTGAATATTTGAGTGACTCTTTTTTAGTGTTTGCTAACAACGGGAACTCGGCTAAGGAGATTTTTGAGAATTTAGATAATATTTACGAGCGTAAAAGCCTGGCATCTCAACTTTCATTACGCAAACAACTATTGGCTTTAAAATTGAAAGGTGATTCTCCGCTAGTTAACCATTTTCGATTATTTGATGATTTGGTTACTGAGTTAGTTGCGGCGGGAGCCaaaatagatgaaatggaCAAAGTGTCTCATTTGCTTTTAACACTCCCAACTAGCTATGATGGGGTAACAACAGCGATAGAAACTCTCTCTGAGCAAAGTTTAACACTAGCTTTCGTAAAGACTCGGCTCCTTGATCatgaaatcaaattaaaaggAGTTAGTAAGGACACAAGTGCAAAAGTGTTGCAGGCTATAGGCAATCGAGAGCCTAGGAATAGCacatacaaaaacaaaaaaacaaaatttgtgAAGAAACAATTCCAGAAGAAGTTAATCCCTAAGCTAAAGTGTTTTCATTGCGGCAAATTAGGCCACATGAAAAAGGACTGTTTCTTCTTAAAAAGGCAGGCAGGGGGCAACCAGAATATTCATGTCCAAAGTAATGTCAGAGAGACACAAGCCCAGATGGCAACAGCAACGCAGCCAGAACGCTCGTTTGCATTCATGACGAACGTAGCTGTTAGAGAGAGACAGACTCAGATGGCAACCGCGCAGCCGGACtgtgtttttgcttttatgATGAAATTAGCTAATTCCAGTGAACAGACAGATGGCGTAGATTTCATATTAGATTCAGGGGCGTCAGATCACATAGTAAACGATATAACTTTATTTTCTGAGTACGAGAATGTAAACCCAAGTGTGGCGATTGAGATTGCAAAGCGTGGAGAATTTGTGTATGCTACTGCGAAAGGACTAGTTAGTCTTAACAATTCCGGAAACAACATTGCATTAAAAAATGTGCTATATTGCAAGGAAATCCCGCACAATTTACTATCCGTGAAGAAGATGCTAGACGCTGGAATGTCCGTCCAATTTAATCCGGatggtataaaaataatcaaagaTGGTAACTTGGCATTTGAAGGTTTTTGTAAGTATAATGTACCGACtgtgaaattttatttaaatagtaaAGTATATACATCCAAAAGTTTAAATGATGCAGAGTATCGCTTGTGGCATGAAAGGTTAGGACATATTAGTGTAGGAAAATTCTTAGAAATTAAACGAAATAGCTTGTTTGAAGATGTTGAACTTATAAAAAACGTACAgctaaacaaaaatgaaatatgtGAGGCGTGTATTAACGGAAAGCAATCTAGGCTAAAAtttgagaaatttaaaaacaaagaaaatattgacCGCCCATTGTTCGTAGTTCATTCTGACGTTTGTGGTCCAATTACGCCCTCAACTATTGATAATAAAAACTACTATGTAGTTTTTGTTGATCAGTTTACACATTACTGTGTGACATACTTAATAACTTATAAAtcagacgtgttttttgtATTCAAAGACTTTGTGGCAAAAGGTGAGGCTCATTTCAACTTAAAATTGGTAAATCTATATATTGATAATGGCAGGGAATACCTCTCAAATGAAATGCGTGATTTTTGTGTAGAAAAAGGTATCAGCTATCATTTAACGGTTCCTCATACCCCACAATTAAATGGTGTTGCAGAACGGATGATTAGAACAATCACCGAAAAAGCTCGCTCTATGATTAACTGTACTAAACTTAATAAAAGTTTTTGGGGTGAAGCCGTTTTAACAGCAACTTATTTAGTTAATAGGTCCCCAAGTAGAGCTTtggaaaatataagaaaaacacCATATGAGATGTGGCATAAAAAGAAgccaatattaaaatatttgaaagtATTTGGATCAACTGTATACGCACTAAATAAAGTGCGTAAGCGAAAATTTGATGAGAAATCTATTAAGACTTTACTCGTCGGGTATGAACCAAATGGCTATAAATTGTGGAATGAGGAATCAAGAAAATTCATGATAGCTAGAGATGTAGTGGTGGACGAAAAAGGCATAAAATCGATGactttaaatgaaaatgactCTGTGGTAAAACATAATGATGTTAGCAGAAGTCATGATTCTCCAATTGAAGAGAATGAAGAGTTAGATTTTCCATCACAGGAAATGAATCAATCAATGGATTCAAAGTTTGGTGAAAACTCAAATGAAAATTCCACTTGTCTCAAGAATACCGATCCAGAAGTTGAAACTGGTGATAATAtacaagaaaatgaaaatcaacAAGTCAGACGCAGTGAGAGAAATAAAGATAAACCAAAATTATCATAtagatttttagaaaaatgtcTTATGAATACCCAAATATGTTTAAGTGATATTCCCAATACTTATGAGGAAATTAAATTTCGTGATGACAGAGCCTTGTGGGAGGAAGCCATTCAAGATGAACTAAATTCgcactttttaaataaaacatggTGCTTAGTGAACAGGCCTATGAATAAAAACATAGTAGATTGCAAGTGGGTTTTTAGTTTAAAGCAAGATGAAAATGGTAACTTACTAAAACATAAGGCAAGACTAGTAGCGAGGGGCTTCACCCAAGAGTATATGATGGATTATGATGAGACCTTTGCACCTGTTGCACGAATTTCTAGTTTCAGATTTCTTTTAGCATTTTCTAATCAATATAATTTACTGATCCATCATATGGATGTAAAAACAGcttttttaaatggaacttTAAAGGAAGAAATTTACATGAAGGTTCCAAAAGGTTTAAACCAGTATGATGAAAATAAAGTATGCAAACTAAATAAAGCTATCTATGGCCTTAAGCAAGCTGCCAGATGCTGGTTTGAGGTTTTTGAAAATGCACTTAAAAATTTTGGATTTCAGAATCTAGAGGTAGACcgatgtatatatattttaaataagggaaatataagtaaaaatatatatttactatTATATGTTGACGATGTGGTAATTGCTACCAGTAATTCCGAAAGCATGTCTAAATTTAAAGCTTTTCTTTCAAGCACATTTCAAATGACTGACTTATGTGAAATACGACATTTCCTTGGTATAAAAGTTGATCGAAAAGATGACCAAATTTGTCTCAGTCAATctgcatatattaaaaatgttttaaagaaattcaatATGCAAGATTGTAACCCAGTTAGTACCCCTCTTCCAAACAAACTAAATTATGAGGACTTGCAAGCTGAAGAATCATGTGAAGCACCATGTAGGAATTTAATTGGCTGTTTAATGTACATAATGTTGTGTACACGCCCGGACTTGAGTACATCGATAAGTATCTTAAGCCGGtatactaataataataacaaagaaTTATGGCAATATCTTAAACGAGTTTTAAGATATCTAAAGGGAACTGTTGACTTGAAGTTATCGTTCAAAAGGAGTCCTAAAGTAGATAATATCCTTATAGGATATGTCGATTCAGATTGGGCTGGAAACGAGACTGATAGGAGAAGTACGACaggatatatatttaaaatgtttggaaaTTGTTCAATATCCTGGAATACTATGAAACAAAAATCAGTTGCTGCTTCATCTACCGAAGCTGAATATATGGCCTTATTTGAAGGTGTTAGAGAAGCATTATGGCTAAAGTCATTAatgaatgaaatgaaattaaaatctaATGGCCCAATAGATATTTTTGAAGACAACCAAGGTTGTATTAGCATAGCCAATAACCCTACCTGCCACAAGAGAACTAAGCACATAGatattaaatatcattttaccagggaacaaattgaaaacaaacTAATCTGTGTCAAGTATATTTCCACAGATTTCCAGTTGGCTGATATTTTAACGAAGCCGCTACCAACAGCTAGATTCACTGCACTGCGAAACCAACTGGGGCTTACTGGACTTGCACCCTGAACCTTTATATGaagttattttgttttcttttaaccAAGACAAACTGGATCTCTtggcatatatatatatacatatatttaacaataatcaaaccaaaataatttttagtcTAACCACTGTTGTTTATAAAGAAGTGAATCttgttaatttatgttttttttgattgatctGATTGGGTTTTACTGGGTTTCCCCAATTCCTTGCAGCAAATGCTGGATCAGAAAAGAAAGAGACCCCagacaagaaaagaaaaagaaaagaaacaacaacaatttgaATATGCACGCACTCgtctgaaaaatattattttttgttaatccTTAATTTGTATCAGTGTAATTTTTGAGGTGGCGTGTTGGAAAAACCAAAAGTCACACTGATTCACATACACATTGTGTGTGTAGGAAGGGGAAGAGCAATGTTGATCTCAGGGAGAGCcaaatctctctctctctaatTGTTCTTTCTCCTTTATGCTTTTTGAacgttttttgtattttttttgtatgcaTATGCGTACGCTTACTTACTTCCTTAACGACAGCGAGAGCGTGCAGacgtaaaataaattaactaaaataaCAATCAAAGTGTTTTTACTATTTGGACAATTTGGCTGGTGTATGGAAGTTATATTAACTCTGTTAATATAAACTTAACAAATCTCATACCTCGTATATATCGAGACGCTATATGCCTAATGCTGT
This window contains:
- the LOC123258389 gene encoding uncharacterized protein LOC123258389, translating into MEEYKLLVVGRRRLKGTITRIVSLAERLPATQTKDGIDVLLDRLDLAWSEFEKIGDKISHHDAVDGYVDPANDYEEYEGRYLRARELLVSGKRSLEPQTSTQSNESMPGNADALFRLLQQQQQMLERMAVSEAASTPISQDDAMNAVATHNELPKIQIKRFSGDYKEWSAFWDIYKSTIHKKRQLSDTQKFHYLKSLLTDEAANLIAHLPITDSAYETAVSRLNERYDRPRHIVFSLLEQFTKLPETTKIDVSGLRKVTDGANEIVRALDAIGENTRDCWIIFLILQKMDAETRRKWIEDSRDLNSPTTKDLFKFLDTRCEEFELSQRQSIGDGKIKQVEKARKPMHIMMAVERSNDVKGNMNGPNLVGSADFLALSCEQRRATAKEKSVCFNCLKPGHFTRQCESKFNCRICHARHHTLLHVQPAGNAQGFAATTINSQDTAQTVSTGREDQRNQDASHTTSVTVSHIARAYGSQSAADAQGSVAIPNNYGRRQSTLPTALVYVQNANGIYTSCRLLFDSGSELSYISERCINALGLARSSSRILVSGISAIKAEATRGVTQLHLKSRVSDNTLKITAHVLSKITSSLQRHNVDPSSLNVLNGFLMADTNFASVAPIDILLGSDYVWATLTGQKMHDNMGNLIAISSIFGWVTTSVGVNHSPTTTTLFSTCNIDTTLQRFWEIEEVSCYAHKDPDEDKVEKHFLETHKRDDTGRYIVELPFKIANPKFADTLQGAQSRFMAVERRLQHNQDLREKYIKFMQEYISLGHMHEIRTPSFDSGNFFYLPHHPIVGRKLRIVFDGSFKDANGVALNDVLHIGPSIQRNLFSVCLRFRMYSPQISLKCFAKFGPRSSKLSTYCLARASISAS